Proteins from a genomic interval of Phenylobacterium sp. LH3H17:
- a CDS encoding alkylphosphonate utilization protein: MDVRDSNGTILVDGDSVTLIKDLKVKGTSVTLKRGTLVRNIRLTGDEGEIEARVEKIRDLVLKTEFVKKA; this comes from the coding sequence ATGGACGTCAGGGACAGCAACGGAACGATCCTGGTCGACGGCGACTCCGTCACCCTGATCAAGGACCTCAAGGTGAAGGGGACCTCGGTGACCCTGAAGCGCGGGACCCTGGTCAGGAACATCCGCCTGACCGGCGACGAGGGCGAGATCGAGGCCCGGGTCGAGAAGATCCGCGACCTGGTCCTGAAGACCGAGTTCGTGAAGAAGGCCTAG
- the bla gene encoding class A beta-lactamase yields the protein MRRRDFTFALAGAAAAWPALAHAQARITKEFEALEAHSTGRLGVAVLDTQTGARLAWRGDQRFPMCSTFKALAAAQVLARVDQGKDHLGRRIVFSAADLVEYSPVTTGQVGAPGMTLAALCEAAVTVSDNAAANLMLKGLGGPRGFTAWCRSIGDPVTRLDRWETAMSESAPGDPRDTTTPSAMVETLRKLTLGDVLTPASRARLTGWLVANQTGDARLRAGLPKTWKVGDKTGSGGHGTTNDIAILWPPNRRPILVAAYLTGSKGGADARNAVLAEVGRIVTRMV from the coding sequence ATGAGACGTCGGGACTTCACCTTCGCCCTGGCGGGCGCGGCCGCCGCGTGGCCCGCGCTCGCACACGCCCAGGCCAGGATCACAAAGGAATTCGAGGCGCTGGAGGCCCACAGCACGGGCCGGCTCGGCGTCGCGGTCCTGGACACCCAGACCGGCGCCCGCTTGGCCTGGCGCGGCGACCAGCGGTTCCCGATGTGCAGCACCTTCAAGGCCCTGGCGGCCGCCCAGGTGCTGGCGCGGGTCGATCAAGGCAAAGATCACCTAGGGCGACGTATCGTCTTCTCCGCCGCCGACCTGGTGGAATATTCGCCGGTGACCACGGGCCAGGTCGGCGCCCCGGGCATGACGCTGGCGGCGCTCTGCGAGGCGGCCGTCACCGTCAGCGACAACGCCGCGGCCAACCTGATGCTGAAGGGGCTTGGCGGCCCCAGGGGTTTCACCGCCTGGTGCCGGTCGATCGGGGATCCGGTCACCCGCCTCGACCGCTGGGAGACGGCGATGAGCGAATCCGCCCCCGGCGACCCTCGCGACACCACCACCCCGTCGGCCATGGTCGAGACCCTGCGCAAGCTGACCCTCGGCGACGTCCTGACGCCGGCCTCCCGCGCGCGCCTCACCGGCTGGCTCGTGGCCAACCAGACCGGCGACGCGCGCCTGCGCGCCGGCCTCCCCAAGACCTGGAAGGTGGGCGACAAGACCGGCTCGGGGGGCCACGGCACGACCAATGACATCGCCATCCTCTGGCCCCCGAACCGCCGCCCGATCCTGGTCGCGGCCTACCTCACGGGATCGAAGGGCGGCGCCGACGCGCGCAACGCCGTGCTGGCGGAGGTCGGGCGTATCGTCACGCGGATGGTCTAG
- a CDS encoding PaaI family thioesterase codes for MTTSAPADLHAALGQQRVVSLEPGRAAIEYLVGPHMCHSGGVAQGGFVCGWIDAAMAHATMAQDGDMTPMSLELKVSFFAPVRPGLVIAEGWVERRGRSTAFLEGRLLNAAGEVLAKGSSTARLMPRAQVEASARRAVE; via the coding sequence ATGACCACTTCCGCCCCCGCCGACCTCCACGCCGCGCTCGGCCAGCAGAGAGTGGTCTCGCTGGAGCCCGGACGGGCGGCGATCGAATATTTGGTCGGGCCGCACATGTGCCATTCCGGCGGCGTGGCGCAGGGCGGCTTCGTCTGCGGCTGGATCGACGCGGCCATGGCGCACGCCACCATGGCCCAGGACGGCGACATGACGCCGATGTCCCTAGAACTGAAGGTCAGTTTCTTCGCGCCCGTGCGGCCCGGCCTGGTGATCGCCGAGGGCTGGGTGGAGCGGCGTGGCCGCTCCACGGCCTTCCTCGAGGGCCGGCTGCTGAACGCCGCCGGCGAGGTGCTGGCCAAGGGTAGCTCCACCGCCCGGCTGATGCCCCGCGCCCAGGTCGAGGCCAGCGCTCGGCGGGCGGTGGAATAG
- a CDS encoding LysR family transcriptional regulator, with protein sequence MSRSQLPLNALRAFEASARHLSFTRAGLELAVTQAAVSHQVKGLEARLGVALFRRLPRGLALTDEGQFLLPVLRDSFDRVGEAMDRFEAGRVRQVLTLGVVGTFAVGWLLPRLPKFHEAHPFVDLRISANNNRVDLAGEGLDCAIRFGDGAWHGTEAVRLMPAPLTPLCAPATAQRLEGPASLAAEILLRSYRAEDWPGWFAAAGLPCPPIRGPVFDSSFVMAEAAAQGLGVALAPASMFERDLASGRLVRPFIQESGSGHYWLSWLKSKEPTGAMRALQGWLAVSIPPTVGREGRDIPKRVSTIREAAQAQPIDRRIPGD encoded by the coding sequence GTGTCGCGCAGCCAACTGCCGCTCAACGCGCTCCGCGCCTTCGAGGCCTCGGCCCGACATCTCAGCTTCACGCGGGCCGGCCTGGAGCTGGCGGTGACCCAGGCGGCGGTGAGCCACCAGGTGAAGGGGCTGGAGGCGCGGCTGGGCGTGGCCCTGTTCCGACGCCTGCCGCGCGGCCTTGCGCTCACCGACGAGGGCCAGTTCCTGCTGCCGGTGCTGCGCGACAGCTTCGACCGGGTCGGCGAGGCGATGGACCGCTTCGAGGCCGGGCGCGTGCGCCAGGTGCTGACCCTGGGCGTGGTAGGCACCTTCGCCGTGGGCTGGCTGCTGCCGCGGTTGCCGAAGTTCCATGAGGCTCATCCGTTCGTCGACCTGCGGATCTCCGCCAACAACAACCGGGTCGACCTGGCGGGCGAGGGGCTGGACTGCGCGATCCGGTTCGGAGACGGCGCCTGGCACGGGACCGAGGCCGTTCGGCTCATGCCGGCGCCGCTGACCCCGCTGTGCGCGCCGGCGACGGCTCAACGGCTGGAAGGCCCCGCCTCGCTGGCGGCGGAGATCCTGCTCCGCTCCTACCGGGCCGAAGACTGGCCGGGCTGGTTCGCCGCCGCCGGCCTCCCCTGCCCGCCGATACGCGGGCCGGTGTTCGACTCCTCCTTCGTGATGGCCGAGGCCGCCGCCCAGGGGCTGGGGGTGGCGCTCGCGCCGGCCTCGATGTTCGAGCGCGACCTGGCCTCGGGGCGCCTAGTCCGACCGTTCATCCAGGAGTCGGGGTCCGGCCACTACTGGCTTAGCTGGTTGAAGTCGAAAGAGCCGACGGGCGCCATGCGGGCGCTGCAGGGGTGGCTCGCGGTCAGCATTCCGCCGACCGTAGGTCGTGAGGGCCGCGATATACCTAAACGGGTCTCAACAATACGTGAGGCGGCGCAAGCTCAACCGATTGATCGGCGTATCCCGGGGGACTAG